The proteins below come from a single Erythrobacter sp. SG61-1L genomic window:
- the hisF gene encoding imidazole glycerol phosphate synthase subunit HisF, with product MTVRIRVIPCLDVADGRVVKGVNFVDLKDAGDPVEQARAYDAAGADELCFLDISASHEGRGTLIDIVRRTAEVCFMPLTVGGGVRSVEDARALLLAGADKVAVNSAAVSRPEVVSEIAERMGSQCIVASVDARWSHDHWEIFTHGGRRATGIDALEHAVKLAEMGAGELLVTSMDGDGTQKGYDLKLTRAIADAVSVPVIASGGVGTLDHLVEGVTKGGASAVLAASIFHFGTYSIADAHAALRAAGLPARG from the coding sequence ATGACCGTCCGCATTCGCGTCATTCCCTGTCTCGACGTGGCCGATGGCCGTGTGGTGAAGGGTGTCAATTTCGTCGATCTGAAGGATGCAGGCGATCCGGTGGAGCAGGCCCGCGCCTATGATGCGGCGGGCGCGGACGAATTGTGCTTCCTCGATATTTCCGCCAGCCATGAAGGGCGCGGCACGCTGATCGACATCGTGCGCCGCACGGCGGAAGTCTGCTTCATGCCGCTGACCGTGGGCGGCGGGGTGCGCAGCGTGGAAGATGCGCGCGCGCTGCTGCTGGCCGGGGCCGACAAGGTGGCGGTCAATTCCGCCGCCGTATCCCGCCCCGAAGTGGTGAGCGAAATTGCAGAGCGCATGGGCAGCCAGTGCATCGTTGCCTCGGTCGATGCGCGCTGGAGCCATGACCATTGGGAAATCTTCACCCATGGCGGCCGCCGCGCGACCGGGATCGACGCGCTGGAACATGCGGTAAAGCTGGCGGAAATGGGCGCGGGCGAGCTGCTCGTCACTTCCATGGACGGGGATGGAACCCAGAAAGGGTACGACCTCAAGTTAACTAGAGCTATTGCCGATGCAGTCTCCGTGCCGGTAATTGCCAGTGGCGGCGTGGGTACGCTCGACCATCTGGTGGAAGGCGTGACCAAGGGCGGGGCAAGCGCGGTTCTGGCCGCCTCGATCTTCCATTTCGGCACCTATTCCATTGCCGATGCCCATGCGGCCCTGCGCGCCGCGGGCCTGCCTGCACGGGGCTGA
- a CDS encoding biopolymer transporter ExbD, giving the protein MSMGVASSSSGRRRRGRGRRAPMAEINVTPLVDVMLVLLIIFMVTAPLLTAGVPLDLPDSRADALSQEKDQITISIADDGTVYLDESPIERGGLEAALANIPRDAEGKPPLVTLRADKALDYGRVMEVMGELSHAGFGSISLVTNSSVEAP; this is encoded by the coding sequence ATGTCGATGGGGGTTGCCTCCTCTTCATCCGGGCGGCGCAGGCGCGGCCGCGGCCGCCGCGCGCCCATGGCGGAAATCAACGTCACGCCGCTGGTGGACGTGATGCTTGTGCTGCTGATCATCTTCATGGTCACCGCCCCGCTGCTGACGGCGGGCGTGCCGCTGGATCTGCCTGACAGCAGGGCCGATGCCCTGTCGCAGGAGAAGGACCAGATCACCATTTCCATTGCCGATGACGGCACTGTCTATCTGGACGAAAGCCCGATCGAACGGGGCGGGCTGGAAGCAGCGCTGGCGAATATTCCGCGCGACGCGGAAGGCAAGCCGCCGCTGGTGACCCTGCGCGCCGACAAGGCGCTGGATTACGGCCGGGTGATGGAAGTGATGGGCGAACTGAGCCATGCAGGCTTCGGTTCGATTTCGCTGGTCACCAACAGTTCAGTCGAGGCGCCATAG
- a CDS encoding YbgC/FadM family acyl-CoA thioesterase: protein MVTEIEPHTGRFEGPDGRWRHLFAVRVYYEDTDLSGIVYHANYLRWFERARSDMLRLLGIDQRAAQESGEGVYAVAGLNIRYAAPARLDDAVRIESHALDLGAASVTLRQKAFRHDVLLAEADVRVGFVSPEGRPRRQPAAWRDAFAPLLAPEGTA, encoded by the coding sequence ATGGTAACTGAGATCGAACCCCACACTGGCCGTTTCGAAGGCCCGGACGGCAGGTGGCGCCACCTGTTTGCCGTGCGCGTGTATTATGAGGATACCGACCTGTCCGGCATCGTCTATCACGCCAATTACCTGCGCTGGTTCGAACGCGCCCGGTCCGACATGCTGCGCCTGCTGGGGATCGACCAGCGCGCCGCGCAGGAATCGGGCGAGGGCGTCTATGCCGTGGCGGGGCTGAATATCCGCTATGCAGCGCCGGCCCGGCTGGACGATGCAGTGCGGATCGAAAGCCACGCACTCGATCTCGGCGCGGCCAGCGTCACCCTGCGCCAGAAGGCCTTCCGCCACGATGTTCTGCTTGCCGAGGCGGATGTCCGCGTCGGTTTCGTTTCCCCCGAAGGCCGCCCGCGCCGCCAGCCGGCCGCCTGGCGCGATGCCTTTGCCCCCCTGCTTGCTCCAGAAGGAACCGCATGA
- a CDS encoding histidine triad nucleotide-binding protein: MPIDATLPYDDQNIFAKILRGEIPNRTVFEDEWALAFHDIAPQAPVHVLVIPKGAYVSWDDFSARAGAEEIAGFVRAVGHVARELDLVQPGYRLLANLGAHGGQEVPHLHVHLFGGQPLGPMLVR, encoded by the coding sequence ATGCCCATCGACGCCACCCTGCCGTATGACGACCAGAACATTTTCGCGAAGATTCTGCGCGGGGAAATCCCCAACCGCACCGTCTTCGAAGATGAATGGGCACTCGCTTTCCACGACATCGCGCCGCAGGCGCCGGTTCACGTGCTGGTGATCCCCAAGGGCGCCTATGTCAGCTGGGACGATTTTTCCGCCCGCGCCGGGGCAGAGGAAATCGCCGGCTTCGTGCGTGCCGTGGGCCATGTCGCGCGCGAGCTGGATCTGGTGCAGCCGGGCTATCGCCTGCTGGCCAATCTGGGCGCCCATGGCGGACAGGAAGTGCCGCATCTGCATGTCCACCTGTTCGGTGGGCAGCCATTGGGGCCGATGCTCGTCCGCTGA
- the tolB gene encoding Tol-Pal system beta propeller repeat protein TolB, whose protein sequence is MKNGLVALFFAFSVPVMAQDTSLAQPQGALESSDVRDEDGGGLTGSTTYEGAWQDLGIAIPSFATNANVPTAANTEGTAALGRELARVITADLKNNGLFRPVGPDALPRPEYPDITSPKWSVWQSRSAEMLVHGYVRAGGDGRLTVGCYLYDITLKDELVREGWVVPPSDWRRAAHKCADLVYSRLSGESPFFDSKIAYIAETGPKDHRIKRLAIMDSDGANHRFITNGQATALTPRYSPDYKQIVYLSYLNGNPSIYIYDIGTGKQHLVTRSTNPTFAPRWSPDGKWILYSMAVGGNTDIYRIRAEGGQSERLTDSPGIDVGGSYSPDGSRIVFESDRSGTQQVYVMNADGSNQKRITFFGGRAATPEWSPRGDQIAFTHIVGNFRIAVMSPDGRNLRHLTDSWQDEAPTWAPNGRIVQFFRNARNSGDASLWQVDLTGRNERRLPTPVGASDPAWGPVLP, encoded by the coding sequence ATGAAAAACGGGCTTGTCGCTCTTTTCTTCGCATTCAGTGTGCCGGTGATGGCGCAAGATACGTCATTGGCGCAGCCACAAGGCGCTCTTGAATCTAGCGACGTACGTGACGAGGACGGCGGCGGTCTCACCGGTTCGACCACCTATGAGGGCGCGTGGCAGGATCTTGGGATCGCCATCCCGTCCTTCGCCACCAACGCCAATGTGCCCACGGCGGCCAATACGGAAGGCACTGCCGCGCTGGGCCGGGAACTGGCGCGGGTGATCACGGCGGACCTGAAGAACAACGGCCTGTTCCGCCCGGTTGGCCCCGATGCCCTGCCGCGCCCGGAATATCCGGATATCACATCGCCGAAATGGTCCGTCTGGCAGTCGCGCAGCGCGGAAATGCTGGTGCATGGCTATGTCCGTGCGGGCGGCGACGGGCGGCTTACCGTGGGCTGCTATCTCTATGACATCACCCTGAAGGACGAACTAGTGCGTGAAGGCTGGGTGGTTCCGCCCAGTGACTGGCGCCGCGCCGCGCATAAATGCGCCGACCTCGTCTATTCGCGCCTGTCGGGCGAAAGCCCCTTCTTCGACAGCAAGATCGCCTATATCGCCGAAACCGGCCCCAAGGATCACCGCATCAAGCGGCTGGCTATCATGGATTCCGATGGCGCGAACCACCGCTTCATCACCAATGGGCAGGCAACTGCGCTTACCCCGCGTTATTCGCCGGATTACAAGCAGATCGTCTATCTCAGCTATCTGAACGGCAATCCCAGCATCTACATCTATGACATCGGCACGGGTAAGCAGCACCTTGTCACCCGCAGCACCAACCCCACTTTTGCCCCGCGCTGGTCGCCGGATGGCAAGTGGATTCTCTATTCCATGGCGGTGGGCGGCAATACCGACATCTATCGCATCCGCGCCGAAGGCGGGCAGAGCGAGCGGCTGACCGACAGCCCCGGCATCGATGTGGGCGGTTCCTATTCGCCCGACGGCAGCCGGATCGTGTTCGAGAGCGACCGTTCGGGCACCCAGCAGGTCTATGTGATGAATGCCGATGGCTCGAACCAGAAGCGCATCACTTTCTTCGGCGGTCGTGCGGCCACGCCGGAATGGAGCCCGCGCGGCGATCAGATCGCCTTCACGCATATCGTCGGCAATTTCCGCATCGCGGTGATGTCGCCCGATGGCCGCAACCTGCGCCACCTGACCGATAGCTGGCAGGACGAGGCTCCCACCTGGGCGCCCAATGGCCGCATCGTGCAGTTCTTCCGCAATGCGCGTAACTCCGGCGATGCGTCGCTCTGGCAGGTGGACCTGACCGGCCGCAACGAACGCCGCCTGCCGACGCCTGTTGGGGCTTCCGACCCGGCATGGGGTCCGGTATTGCCGTAA
- the infC gene encoding translation initiation factor IF-3: protein MLTPPVKSGPRFDNFIQSDKVRVIDENGENLGVMYTSEAIEQAADVGLNLVEVSPNADPPVCKFLDVGKYRYEAQKKANAARKTQKTQEIKEIKMRPNIDTHDYDVKMRNVNKFLLEGDKVKITLRFRGREMSHQELGMNLLKRVQEDVVEIAKIEAYPRLEGRQMLMVLAPK, encoded by the coding sequence ATGCTGACGCCCCCCGTGAAAAGCGGGCCGCGCTTCGACAATTTCATCCAGTCCGACAAAGTTCGCGTCATTGACGAGAACGGTGAGAATCTGGGTGTGATGTATACGAGCGAGGCAATCGAACAGGCAGCCGATGTCGGCCTGAACCTGGTCGAGGTGTCGCCCAATGCGGATCCGCCAGTCTGCAAGTTCCTCGATGTGGGCAAGTACCGCTACGAGGCGCAGAAGAAGGCGAATGCTGCGCGCAAGACGCAGAAGACGCAGGAAATCAAAGAAATCAAGATGCGCCCCAACATCGACACGCATGATTATGACGTGAAGATGCGCAACGTGAACAAGTTCCTGCTGGAAGGCGACAAGGTGAAGATCACCCTGCGCTTCCGTGGCCGTGAAATGAGCCACCAGGAACTGGGCATGAACCTGCTCAAGCGGGTGCAGGAAGATGTGGTGGAGATCGCCAAGATCGAAGCCTATCCCCGGCTTGAAGGCCGCCAGATGCTGATGGTGCTGGCGCCGAAATAA
- the pdeM gene encoding ligase-associated DNA damage response endonuclease PdeM, giving the protein MVPLSFQPSAFSGEEFVLVDGRALYWPREQALLVADLHLEKASFYASHGQMLPPYDSRETLGRLAQAIRATGARRVFTLGDNFHDDGGALRLEPHAAGMLDALTRAVDWVWITGNHDSQLQGKDGGTLAEELEVSGIILRHQALPGEVRAELSGHFHPKFKLTARGRSISRPCAVVGSSPSGAGRMILPAFGALTGGMDAADPAILEAMQPASRVDALVPTKERLLQFPLWRAG; this is encoded by the coding sequence ATGGTTCCTCTTTCGTTCCAGCCCAGTGCATTCTCTGGCGAGGAATTCGTGCTGGTCGATGGGCGCGCGCTTTACTGGCCGCGCGAACAGGCTCTGCTGGTGGCCGATCTGCATCTGGAAAAGGCCAGCTTCTATGCAAGCCACGGCCAGATGCTGCCCCCCTATGACAGCCGCGAAACGCTCGGTCGCCTCGCACAGGCGATCCGCGCCACCGGCGCCCGCCGGGTCTTCACCCTGGGGGACAATTTCCATGACGATGGCGGCGCCCTTCGGCTGGAACCCCATGCGGCGGGCATGCTGGATGCACTGACCCGCGCGGTGGACTGGGTGTGGATCACCGGGAATCACGATTCGCAGCTTCAGGGCAAGGATGGCGGCACTCTGGCGGAGGAACTGGAAGTGTCCGGCATCATCTTGCGCCATCAGGCCCTGCCCGGAGAGGTGCGGGCGGAACTTTCCGGCCATTTCCACCCCAAGTTCAAACTCACCGCGCGCGGCCGTTCGATCAGCCGCCCTTGCGCCGTGGTGGGATCGTCCCCATCTGGGGCTGGACGGATGATACTGCCCGCTTTCGGCGCGTTGACGGGGGGTATGGACGCCGCCGATCCTGCGATCCTTGAGGCCATGCAGCCCGCGAGCAGAGTGGATGCACTGGTGCCCACGAAGGAGCGCTTGCTGCAATTCCCGCTCTGGCGCGCAGGATAG
- the tolQ gene encoding protein TolQ, with protein MTQLAFLAASTAPSRLDPIQLFLDADIVVQVVMGGLLLASMWVWTIIVSFSLRMGSLKRRCEDFEAEFLTLDNPEALLGERRRQQVPSAAIAAAGLGEFRKSTARPGFDREGVRQRVATAMEGQVAEESDNLAARLNFLATTGSVGPFVGLFGTVWGIMNSFFQIGQQQNSSLAVVAPGISEALFATAIGLFAAIPAVIAYNRFSNRVGLFEASLQRFADRFGAKLSRDLERI; from the coding sequence ATGACCCAGCTTGCTTTCCTGGCCGCTTCCACCGCGCCCAGCCGCCTCGATCCGATCCAGCTTTTCCTCGATGCCGACATCGTGGTGCAGGTGGTGATGGGCGGCCTGCTGCTTGCCAGCATGTGGGTGTGGACCATCATCGTCTCGTTCAGCCTGCGCATGGGATCGCTCAAGCGCCGCTGCGAGGATTTCGAGGCGGAATTCCTCACGCTCGACAATCCGGAGGCATTGCTGGGCGAACGCCGCCGCCAGCAGGTGCCGTCCGCCGCCATCGCCGCTGCCGGTCTGGGCGAGTTCCGCAAGTCCACCGCGCGTCCGGGTTTTGACCGTGAAGGCGTGCGCCAGCGCGTGGCCACGGCCATGGAAGGCCAGGTGGCCGAGGAATCCGATAATCTGGCAGCCCGGCTGAACTTCCTTGCCACCACCGGTTCCGTGGGGCCGTTCGTCGGCCTGTTCGGCACTGTCTGGGGCATCATGAACAGCTTCTTCCAGATCGGGCAGCAGCAGAATTCCTCGCTCGCCGTGGTTGCTCCCGGCATTTCGGAAGCCCTGTTCGCCACGGCCATCGGCCTGTTCGCCGCCATTCCCGCCGTGATTGCCTATAACCGCTTCAGCAATCGGGTTGGCCTGTTCGAGGCGAGCCTGCAGCGCTTTGCCGACCGCTTCGGCGCGAAGCTGAGCCGCGATCTGGAGCGCATCTGA
- the pal gene encoding peptidoglycan-associated lipoprotein Pal: MQRLVSVAALAGAIALAGCSKTAAPEQLPPQPATVETAAPAPTPAPTPTGPIPGSNADFMAQMQGRNVVYFDTDKFDIDATDMAALRAQAEWLKRYPAKRATIEGHCDERGTRDYNIALGERRANAAKNYLVSIGVDASRLSVVSYGKERPVALGSNEAAWAQNRRAATITID; this comes from the coding sequence ATGCAACGTCTCGTTTCCGTCGCAGCCCTCGCCGGCGCAATCGCGCTCGCCGGCTGCAGCAAGACCGCTGCACCCGAACAGCTTCCCCCGCAGCCCGCCACTGTTGAAACTGCCGCCCCGGCTCCTACCCCGGCCCCGACGCCGACTGGCCCGATCCCCGGCAGCAATGCGGATTTCATGGCGCAGATGCAGGGCCGCAACGTCGTCTATTTCGACACGGACAAGTTCGACATCGACGCAACCGACATGGCCGCCCTGCGCGCTCAGGCTGAATGGCTGAAGCGTTACCCGGCCAAGCGCGCCACGATCGAAGGCCATTGCGACGAACGCGGCACGCGCGATTACAACATCGCACTGGGCGAGCGCCGGGCCAATGCGGCCAAGAACTATCTTGTCAGCATCGGTGTCGACGCTTCGCGCCTGTCCGTCGTCAGCTATGGCAAGGAACGCCCGGTCGCGCTCGGCTCCAACGAAGCGGCATGGGCGCAGAACCGCCGCGCCGCCACGATCACGATCGACTAA
- the hisA gene encoding 1-(5-phosphoribosyl)-5-[(5-phosphoribosylamino)methylideneamino]imidazole-4-carboxamide isomerase, with amino-acid sequence MIVFPAIDLKGGQVVRLAEGDMNRATIYGDNPAAQSLIFAEAGAQHLHVVDLDGSFAGRAENREAVEAIVEAFPGYVQLGGGIRNREAVEGWFDLGIARVVMGSAALKDPEFVKDMAREFPGGIVVAVDARDGMVATEGWADVSDVPVVDLARRFEDAGVASLLFTDIGRDGLLKGVNIEATVDLARRVDIPVIASGGVKGLDDIHILSLHAQDGIEGVITGRALYEGRLDLAAAIQMAGR; translated from the coding sequence GTGATCGTATTTCCCGCCATCGACCTCAAGGGCGGACAGGTGGTGCGCCTTGCCGAAGGCGATATGAACCGCGCCACTATCTATGGCGACAATCCGGCGGCGCAGTCGCTGATCTTCGCCGAAGCGGGCGCGCAGCACCTGCATGTGGTGGATCTGGACGGCAGCTTTGCAGGCCGGGCGGAAAACCGCGAGGCCGTGGAAGCCATTGTCGAGGCGTTCCCCGGCTATGTCCAGCTGGGCGGCGGCATCCGCAACCGCGAGGCAGTTGAAGGCTGGTTCGATCTGGGCATTGCCCGTGTGGTGATGGGTTCCGCCGCGCTGAAAGACCCGGAATTCGTGAAGGACATGGCGCGCGAATTCCCCGGCGGGATCGTGGTGGCCGTGGACGCGCGCGACGGCATGGTCGCGACCGAAGGCTGGGCCGATGTGTCGGACGTGCCGGTGGTCGATCTGGCCCGCCGGTTCGAGGATGCGGGCGTTGCCAGCCTGCTGTTCACCGACATCGGCCGCGACGGCCTGCTCAAGGGCGTGAATATCGAAGCGACGGTGGACCTCGCCCGGCGCGTGGACATTCCCGTGATCGCCAGCGGCGGGGTGAAGGGGCTGGATGACATCCATATCCTCTCTCTCCATGCGCAGGACGGGATCGAAGGCGTGATTACGGGGCGTGCCCTCTATGAAGGGCGGCTTGATCTGGCTGCGGCGATCCAGATGGCGGGGCGCTGA
- a CDS encoding phosphoribosyl-ATP diphosphatase: protein MDTLIRLEQTIAQRMGASPDSSYVAKLHARGLPVIARKLGEEAVETVIAALSGSEEELVGEAADVLFHLMVLLAEKQVPLSAIMAELDRREGTSGLVEKASRSE from the coding sequence ATGGACACGCTCATTCGCCTCGAACAGACCATCGCCCAGCGCATGGGCGCCTCGCCCGATTCCAGCTATGTCGCCAAGCTCCACGCACGCGGCCTGCCCGTGATCGCGCGCAAGCTGGGCGAGGAAGCGGTGGAGACGGTGATCGCCGCCCTTTCCGGCAGCGAGGAAGAACTGGTGGGCGAAGCGGCCGACGTGCTGTTCCACCTGATGGTGCTGCTGGCCGAAAAGCAGGTGCCGCTTTCTGCCATCATGGCCGAGCTTGACCGGCGGGAAGGCACGTCCGGCCTCGTTGAAAAAGCCTCGCGGAGCGAATGA
- the hemF gene encoding oxygen-dependent coproporphyrinogen oxidase → MTDWTPQTAQSREWFESLRDRICAAFEAIEREAGSDASFEYTPWDRETSDGTEGGGGVRGQMKGKVFEKVGVNVSTVSGNFAPGFAQTINGASEDDPGFTATGISLVAHMANPHVPAVHMNTRFLTTSKAWFGGGADLNPPIPYEEDTEAFHAAFRAACAGHNPTYYEKFKKWADDYFFIPHRNVARGVGGIFYDHLECADLAEWERNFAFTRDVGEAFLDVFPRIVRKRMGMEFSEAEKQAQLEWRGRYVEFNLVYDRGTLFGLRTGGNIDAILMSLPPEVKWS, encoded by the coding sequence ATGACCGACTGGACCCCTCAGACCGCCCAATCCCGCGAATGGTTCGAAAGCCTGCGCGACCGCATTTGCGCCGCCTTCGAGGCGATCGAGCGCGAGGCGGGCAGCGATGCCAGTTTCGAATATACGCCGTGGGACCGCGAGACCTCTGACGGCACCGAAGGCGGCGGCGGCGTGCGCGGTCAGATGAAGGGCAAGGTGTTCGAGAAGGTGGGCGTCAACGTCTCCACCGTCTCCGGCAATTTCGCCCCCGGCTTCGCCCAGACGATCAATGGCGCGAGCGAGGACGATCCCGGCTTCACCGCCACGGGCATCAGCCTTGTGGCCCATATGGCCAATCCGCATGTCCCGGCCGTGCACATGAACACCCGCTTCCTCACCACCAGCAAGGCGTGGTTCGGCGGAGGGGCGGACCTCAACCCGCCGATCCCCTACGAGGAAGATACCGAAGCCTTCCACGCCGCCTTCCGCGCGGCCTGCGCGGGCCATAACCCGACCTATTACGAGAAGTTCAAGAAGTGGGCGGATGACTATTTCTTCATTCCCCATCGCAATGTGGCGCGCGGCGTGGGCGGGATTTTCTACGATCACCTCGAATGCGCGGATCTGGCCGAATGGGAACGCAATTTCGCCTTCACCCGCGACGTGGGCGAGGCGTTCCTCGATGTGTTCCCCAGAATCGTGCGCAAGCGCATGGGCATGGAATTCAGCGAGGCGGAAAAGCAGGCCCAGCTCGAATGGCGGGGCCGCTATGTGGAATTCAACCTGGTCTATGACCGGGGCACATTGTTCGGCCTGCGGACCGGCGGCAATATCGACGCCATTCTGATGAGCCTTCCCCCCGAAGTGAAGTGGAGCTGA
- a CDS encoding DASS family sodium-coupled anion symporter, with the protein MSAKHIGLLAGIAGFLLTLILPAPAGMSAQAWTVAGLTVWMAAWWMTEAVPLTATALLPFVVLPFAGVMNANQTASAYYSPILFLILGGAFLALAIERTRLHRRLALAILARVSSRGGSTQLLLAFMISAAVLSMVISNTSTALIMMPMALAVLDGGGAEADDREGLSGALPMGIAFAASIGGLGTIVGSPTNAIAVGLLEKSIGLDISFAAWSLYGMPIVLLGIPLAAFIIARVQKTAQHPFDIAAARAAIACPPEWSQPEKRLVPVIALAFLAWMAQPWLETLLPKGSLTDGTIGVIAGLSLFLIPDGTGRPLLVWSEADRAPWGVIMMFGGGLALAAGMTESGLADWLGQSLLPLSSVPLLVVALAVVAMVIVITEFASNVATASGIIPVVASLIVALGADPVLLAVPAAMAASWGFMLPAGTGPNAIAWATGRIRLPRMVGAGIALDVAGAAMIVLVVWGVAALAG; encoded by the coding sequence TTGTCGGCGAAACATATCGGTCTTCTGGCCGGGATCGCCGGTTTCCTGCTTACCCTGATTCTGCCTGCCCCCGCCGGCATGTCCGCGCAGGCGTGGACCGTTGCCGGCCTTACCGTGTGGATGGCGGCATGGTGGATGACGGAGGCGGTGCCGCTTACCGCCACTGCGCTGCTGCCCTTCGTCGTCCTGCCCTTTGCCGGCGTGATGAACGCCAACCAGACCGCGTCAGCCTATTATTCGCCGATCCTGTTCCTGATTCTGGGCGGGGCATTCCTTGCGCTGGCGATCGAGCGCACGCGGCTACACCGGCGGCTGGCGCTGGCCATCCTTGCGCGGGTCAGTTCACGCGGCGGCAGTACGCAATTGCTGCTGGCCTTCATGATTTCCGCCGCCGTTCTGTCCATGGTGATTTCCAACACCTCCACCGCGCTCATCATGATGCCTATGGCGCTGGCCGTGCTGGATGGCGGCGGCGCGGAAGCTGACGACCGCGAGGGGCTCTCGGGCGCCCTGCCCATGGGCATTGCCTTTGCCGCCTCCATCGGCGGGCTGGGCACCATCGTGGGCAGCCCCACCAATGCGATTGCCGTGGGCCTGCTGGAAAAATCCATCGGGCTGGACATCAGCTTTGCCGCGTGGAGCCTTTACGGCATGCCCATCGTGCTGCTGGGCATCCCGCTGGCTGCCTTCATCATCGCCCGCGTGCAGAAAACGGCGCAGCATCCGTTCGACATTGCCGCCGCCCGCGCCGCGATAGCCTGCCCGCCAGAATGGTCGCAGCCGGAAAAGCGGCTCGTGCCGGTCATTGCCCTCGCCTTCCTCGCATGGATGGCCCAGCCTTGGCTGGAAACCCTGCTGCCCAAGGGATCGCTGACCGATGGGACCATCGGCGTGATCGCGGGCCTCAGCCTGTTCCTCATCCCCGACGGCACCGGCCGCCCGCTGCTGGTGTGGAGCGAGGCGGATCGCGCGCCCTGGGGCGTCATCATGATGTTCGGCGGCGGGCTGGCGCTGGCCGCCGGAATGACCGAATCCGGCCTTGCCGACTGGCTGGGCCAGTCCCTGCTGCCGCTTTCCAGCGTGCCGCTGCTGGTAGTGGCATTGGCGGTGGTGGCCATGGTGATCGTCATCACCGAATTTGCCAGCAATGTCGCCACGGCCAGCGGGATCATCCCCGTGGTGGCCAGCCTGATCGTCGCGCTGGGCGCAGATCCGGTGCTGCTGGCCGTTCCCGCCGCCATGGCCGCCAGTTGGGGCTTCATGCTGCCTGCGGGAACAGGCCCCAATGCCATCGCCTGGGCGACAGGCCGCATCCGCCTGCCCCGCATGGTGGGCGCGGGCATTGCGCTCGACGTGGCGGGCGCCGCCATGATCGTGCTGGTAGTGTGGGGCGTGGCCGCGCTGGCAGGCTGA
- a CDS encoding J domain-containing protein, translated as MSRAKRTLDWGFPRWRGYGSSREATTVRLCDRHGCNEPGNCPAPKSPNSPDRWYFCQQHAAEYNSKWNYFEGLDEEEAQARAKSEQRANSGYAEASHYGWAGSGDGSRSSDEMRALEVLGLEADADFEAVKKAWRARAKEVHPDVRPGDEEAAKAFQSFQVAYEVLRQAEERRTWKG; from the coding sequence ATGAGCCGCGCGAAACGAACGCTCGACTGGGGCTTTCCCCGCTGGCGCGGCTATGGCAGCTCGCGCGAGGCGACGACTGTGCGCCTGTGCGACCGGCACGGCTGCAACGAGCCAGGCAATTGCCCGGCGCCCAAATCGCCCAACAGCCCGGATCGCTGGTATTTCTGCCAGCAGCATGCCGCCGAATACAATTCCAAGTGGAATTATTTCGAAGGGCTGGACGAGGAAGAGGCACAGGCCCGCGCCAAGAGCGAGCAGCGCGCCAATTCGGGCTATGCCGAGGCATCGCACTATGGCTGGGCCGGCTCCGGCGACGGCAGCCGCAGCAGCGACGAGATGCGCGCGCTGGAAGTGCTGGGCCTTGAAGCGGATGCCGATTTCGAGGCCGTGAAGAAGGCATGGCGCGCAAGGGCCAAGGAAGTGCATCCCGATGTCCGCCCGGGCGACGAGGAGGCCGCGAAAGCCTTCCAGTCGTTCCAGGTGGCCTACGAAGTGCTGCGCCAGGCGGAAGAACGGCGGACCTGGAAGGGCTGA